The DNA region GTACAAAGTTAATCATTTCTATATACTCTTCGCCACTGCCCAAAGTTGATCCAAATAGTCGAAACTGGCCATAGAAAAAGTCGCGAAGATTAAGTTCAACCACATCCCCTGCAGAAGCTCCAAATGTTACAATGGTTCCACCTTGACGTAATTGTTTGAGAGACTTGTTAAAGGTTGCTGCACCCACGCATTCGATGACAAGATCCATTTTTTCGCCAGCAAGTGCAGTCTCCCAATCTTCATTACTATCAATCGCTTTATCTGCACCCATTTCGAGTGCTTTTTGACACTTATCCATCGAACGAGAAGTAACATACACTGTAGCACCTGCTGCTTTCGCGAACTGCAATAAGAACGTGGCTACACCACTTCCGATTCCAGGTATAAGTACTTTCATTTCAGGCTTAACTTGACCTTGAGTAAATAATGCTCGATAGGCAGTCAGCGCTGCCAATGACAGCACCCCTGCTTCTTCCCACGTTAAATTTTGAGGTTTTTCTACGGCATTTTCCGCGGGTATGATCACCTTTTCGGCAAAAGTCCCATGATCAGGAAGACCGATAATGTCAAATCCGCTTGGCGGCGCATCGCTATTATCCTTCCAGCCAAGACTAGGATTAATAATAACCTCATCCCCTACTTTAAGATCAATGACCCCTTCACCTACTGCATCGATAATTCCTGCACCGTCTGATCCGATAATAAGCGGTGGGTCCGTTGGTTTATGGCGTTTAAGAACGAATAAATCACGATGGTTTAAACCCGCCGTCTTTAGATGTACCCTTACCTCTCCAGCTTTTGGTTGTACTTCTTCCATATCAGAAATCGATAATCCCTGAAAACCAGTTGTTTTAGTATGAACTAATGCCTTCATTCTCCTCACTCCTATCTACTTATTCACTCAATATACCTATCATTATATAACACTCCCCCACCTTAGCAAGCTTTGAGGAGGGGGTTACTTTTATAGAATTTTACAACGGGAAATTGCTGTTCACTTAGTTTGAATTTTTATGGTCTTCTTTTTTGCCCTTTGCTAAATTTCGGCGGTCACTACCTTTTGGCGGTTCCTCTAGCCAGCCATTATCAATCATCAGGTTGGCTCCGTCTTCCCCATATTTCATGAGCTCAACAATTAATTCCATGTATTTGAGTCCAATATCTCTCCTTGATGTCACACTTAAAGCAGTCCCATAATAAGCAATGGCCAATTGGGTGGACAATTGCACTTGATACATCATAAATTTGTCTGAAAAGGTTGGTGTAGTCGAGTCTGTAACAAGTGCTTGCCAAGACATAGGCGAATTAAGTTTTTCTTCACGAAATATCTCTGTAAATATCCCAAGTTGTTTATTTGAGATATCAGTCCCTCTATTAATGTATTTTCGGACATTTTCTGATTTAGAAACTTGGCTAAACCCGACCTTTAATGCCACATGAAGATTCATTTTATTCATATTAAAACTTATATCACCAATTTCAATTCCTGTTAATGGACGACGTTCTCCAAACCAACCAGTTAAAAAATTTTGATGCTTAACAAAATCAATCGCAGCGGGAGGTGTGAGAACTGGCGGACGTGAATATAGACCCTTTGTGAGCATAGTATCTATTGTTTTTTCAAATAACATCATGGTTTCAGTATTACAAGTTATGTAGTATTTTCTTAGATCGGCACGAATTGATGTCCCAACAGAAAGTGCATATCCCGTTAGTCCTTGTAGTGTCATTATATATAGGTAATATAGGTAGAAAGGATCTTGAAAAAGACGCGGAGCACCAATATTTACATCATCATCCGTGAAACCTTTTGGAATAGGATAGTTCTCACCTTTGTAGAACTCCTCAATTTGTTGGACATGGCTTTCTGATAACTCTAATGCCGACTCATAAATTTCTTCAATATCTTTATCGTCAATATGCTCAAGTGCATACTTAAAAAAACAAATGGACATCGTGTCGAACATATATTGTGTCCAAAGACTTGAGATTTCAGGTGCTGTCAACCGGATGCTGTTATTTTCCATACTTCCCATCCTTTATGTTGTTTTGTTATAGATTTTCCAACCCGCCCTCAATTATTCCGAACTTGAATCACGCGGGTTTTCTTTTTTATGATAACAAAAGCAGGATTCGATATGATCATTCACCATTCCCGTTGCCTGCATAAAGGCGTAACAAATCGTCGGCCCCACAAATTTGAAGCCGCGTTTCTTTAAATCCTTACTCAATTTATCGCTAATTTCTGTTGTTGCAGGTACCTCGGATAAATCTTTGAAGTGATTAAGGATGGGCTCACCGTCAACATAAGACCAGATATATTTATGAAAGGAACCAAATTCCTCGACAACGTTCAAGTATGCCTTTGCATTGATAATCACAGCATTTACTTTCAACTTATTACGGACAATACCTTCATTCTGCAAAAGCTCTTCCACTTTTTTATCATCATACAATGCTATTTTGTTTGCTTCAAAATTGTCAAAGGCCACTCGATAATTATCTCTCTTTTTTAAAATCGTGTACCAGCTCAAACCTGCTTGGGCACCTTCTAAATTCAAAAATTCAAATAACAATCGATCATCATATACAGGTACTCCCCACTCATGATCATGATAATCGATATAGAGTGGATCCTGATTTACCCATCCGCATCTGTTCATTATGTAACCTCCATTACTTCTGCCCTTTTTACAATTAGAGGAGACCCTCCTCCATCATTCTTAGCATATCACTTTCTCCATTCAAAATATCCTCTTTTGCCCGTTTACTGACCTCTTTTCCTGCTTGTTGCGCTTCTAATATGGCTGCTCTGGTATCGATGGTTGTAATTACCCGGTTTTCCATCACAATCTTTCCATTTATAATTGATGTTTCGACTTCGTGTCCTCGAGCAGAATAAACGAGATTAGGGACAATATTTCGAATAGGATCGATATAAAGTGGACAAAGGGTTGGCTCTAATAAGTTAATAATAATCAAATCTGCTTTCTTCCCTTTACGTAAGGACCCTACTTGATGATCTATCCCCATAACTTTCGCTGCATCAATTGTTGCCAAACGAAGCGCTAACGCCGCTGGAAATACGGTTGGATTTGAACGCTTCACTTTATTTAAAATCGCCGCAAATTTCATTTCATTAAACATATTATTGCAATTATTCCCTGGAGCTTGATCTGAACCTAACCCTGCAATTCCACCGCTTTCAATAAATTTTAAAACCGGTGGCACAAGTCCATCAATGATTCCAATACTACCGGAGCAATAGATCATTCCTGCACCGCTCTTAGCTACAATCGCCGTTTCCTCATCTGTAGCTTCTGTTAAATGAACAGCAATTAAACGTTCGTTTAAGTAACCTATCTCTTCTAAAAAAGCGATACTCCGTTTTCCATATCTTTTCACCATTTGATCAATTTCACGATCACCTTGAGCCACATGCATATGAAGCTTTGTATTGTATTTCACTGCTAGATCTTTCATTTCCTTTAACAAATCAACGCTCATTAAATCTGGACCATGTGGACCGAGGATACAAGTAATTTTTCCATCAGCACTTTCATGGTATTTATCAATTAGTGAAAGGTTATTCCTTAGCTTTCTTTCACCAATTTCCGAATAAAAGGGATACAACTCTCCCACCGGTACATCGCCAATATTATCTGGAATTTCATTGACGAGCTCCGCCACTCGAGCACGGGCACCAATTTTAATATAGTTTTCTACTAAACTATTCATTGAGCTATCATAATCACAAAAAGTCGTTGTTCCTGATTGAATTCCTTCAATGATATTGACCATTGATCCTTTTTTGCTATCTTCTATTGTTAGATGCTTCATAAAAGGCCATAGACCCTTTTGCATCCAATGATTAATATCCTGAG from Neobacillus sp. FSL H8-0543 includes:
- a CDS encoding zinc-binding dehydrogenase, with product MKALVHTKTTGFQGLSISDMEEVQPKAGEVRVHLKTAGLNHRDLFVLKRHKPTDPPLIIGSDGAGIIDAVGEGVIDLKVGDEVIINPSLGWKDNSDAPPSGFDIIGLPDHGTFAEKVIIPAENAVEKPQNLTWEEAGVLSLAALTAYRALFTQGQVKPEMKVLIPGIGSGVATFLLQFAKAAGATVYVTSRSMDKCQKALEMGADKAIDSNEDWETALAGEKMDLVIECVGAATFNKSLKQLRQGGTIVTFGASAGDVVELNLRDFFYGQFRLFGSTLGSGEEYIEMINFVQEHNIKPVVDRIYPLEEFAQAFKRLENAEQLGKIGFYI
- a CDS encoding DUF3231 family protein; translation: MENNSIRLTAPEISSLWTQYMFDTMSICFFKYALEHIDDKDIEEIYESALELSESHVQQIEEFYKGENYPIPKGFTDDDVNIGAPRLFQDPFYLYYLYIMTLQGLTGYALSVGTSIRADLRKYYITCNTETMMLFEKTIDTMLTKGLYSRPPVLTPPAAIDFVKHQNFLTGWFGERRPLTGIEIGDISFNMNKMNLHVALKVGFSQVSKSENVRKYINRGTDISNKQLGIFTEIFREEKLNSPMSWQALVTDSTTPTFSDKFMMYQVQLSTQLAIAYYGTALSVTSRRDIGLKYMELIVELMKYGEDGANLMIDNGWLEEPPKGSDRRNLAKGKKEDHKNSN
- a CDS encoding DNA-3-methyladenine glycosylase I yields the protein MNRCGWVNQDPLYIDYHDHEWGVPVYDDRLLFEFLNLEGAQAGLSWYTILKKRDNYRVAFDNFEANKIALYDDKKVEELLQNEGIVRNKLKVNAVIINAKAYLNVVEEFGSFHKYIWSYVDGEPILNHFKDLSEVPATTEISDKLSKDLKKRGFKFVGPTICYAFMQATGMVNDHIESCFCYHKKENPRDSSSE
- a CDS encoding amidohydrolase codes for the protein MKVDLIIRNGLVMTMEGKGVGMIENGAVAIKGNTIQAVGSTLEITRNFSAEREIDAKDKLVMPGLIDAHIHTGLALLRGVAQDINHWMQKGLWPFMKHLTIEDSKKGSMVNIIEGIQSGTTTFCDYDSSMNSLVENYIKIGARARVAELVNEIPDNIGDVPVGELYPFYSEIGERKLRNNLSLIDKYHESADGKITCILGPHGPDLMSVDLLKEMKDLAVKYNTKLHMHVAQGDREIDQMVKRYGKRSIAFLEEIGYLNERLIAVHLTEATDEETAIVAKSGAGMIYCSGSIGIIDGLVPPVLKFIESGGIAGLGSDQAPGNNCNNMFNEMKFAAILNKVKRSNPTVFPAALALRLATIDAAKVMGIDHQVGSLRKGKKADLIIINLLEPTLCPLYIDPIRNIVPNLVYSARGHEVETSIINGKIVMENRVITTIDTRAAILEAQQAGKEVSKRAKEDILNGESDMLRMMEEGLL